One segment of Panicum virgatum strain AP13 chromosome 1K, P.virgatum_v5, whole genome shotgun sequence DNA contains the following:
- the LOC120642638 gene encoding uncharacterized protein LOC120642638 isoform X2 — protein MARGIARAVSFGGRATAGWCSYRRVTVAVCLGNLVAALLVLRSLTAPTPASFAPTAPNPGVVQYTEEQIKRVEESIRIRHEAEPVELVQAVKKLQKVFTREEKRRKELPLELKQKISYDIVRRLQDLGDNGSLAQQRAVESWHAEKLKDLKSASTQNQTNLDLSSEETRMLKQALEFNWRMLMEDIGLLIPVEVTHTVHDDKPENEPEEEEIIAGPPLSPQCNAELHTDYDGAAVRWGLTHHKETAADCCQACLDQAKNAKPGELKCNIWVYCPSEFGCYSPDKYEHKHQECWLKQADNPKLNFKDKYSESYRDTHPTAPVAVPWMSGVISA, from the exons atgGCGAGGGGCATAGCGCGGGCGGTGTCGTTCGGGGGCCGGGCGACCGCAGGGTGGTGCTCCTACCGTCGCGTCACCGTGGCAGTCTGCCTCGGCAACCTCGTCGCCGCGCTACTCGTGCTCCGCTCCCTCACCGCCCCCACCCCCGCCTCCTTCGCTCCAACCGCTCCCAACC CCGGCGTGGTGCAGTACACGGAGGAGCAGATTAAAAGAGTGGAGGAGTCGATCCGAATCCGCCACGAGGCGGAGCCTGTCGAGCTCGTGCAAGCG GTGAAGAAGCTGCAGAAGGTTTTCACGCGAGAGGAGAAGCGGCGGAAGGAGCTGCCACTGGAGCTGAAGCAGAAGATCTCGTATGATATTGTACGGCGGCTGCAGGACTTGGGGGATAATGGTAGTCTTGCACAGCAAAGAG CTGTCGAATCATGGCATGCTGAGAAGTTAAAAGACCTCAAAAGTGCATCTACTCAAAATCAGACAAATTTGGACCTATCCAGTGAGGAAACTA GAATGTTAAAACAAGCCCTGGAGTTCAATTGGCGTATGCTTATGGAGGATATTGGCCTTTTGATACCAGTGGAAGTCACTCATACTGTACATGATGACAAACCTGAAAATGAACCAGAAG AAGAAGAGATAATAGCAGGTCCACCTTTGTCTCCACAATGCAATGCTGAGCTACATACTGATTATGATGGTGCTGCTGTTAGATGGGGCTTAACACACCACAAAGAAACTGCTGCTGATTGTTGTCAAGCTTGTCTCGATCAAGCTAAGAATGCAAAGCCAGGGGAATTGAAGTGCAATATATGGGTTTATTGCCCATCGGAGTTTGGATGCTACTCACCAGACAAATATGAACATAAACATCAGGAGTGCTGGTTGAAACAG GCCGACAACCCTAAACTGAACTTCAAAGACAAGTATTCAGAGTCTTACAGAGATACTCATCCCACCGCCCCTGTTGCCGTGCCATGGATGTCTGGTGTCATCAGTGCATGA
- the LOC120642638 gene encoding uncharacterized protein LOC120642638 isoform X1, protein MARGIARAVSFGGRATAGWCSYRRVTVAVCLGNLVAALLVLRSLTAPTPASFAPTAPNPGVVQYTEEQIKRVEESIRIRHEAEPVELVQAVKKLQKVFTREEKRRKELPLELKQKISYDIVRRLQDLGDNGSLAQQREAVESWHAEKLKDLKSASTQNQTNLDLSSEETRMLKQALEFNWRMLMEDIGLLIPVEVTHTVHDDKPENEPEEEEIIAGPPLSPQCNAELHTDYDGAAVRWGLTHHKETAADCCQACLDQAKNAKPGELKCNIWVYCPSEFGCYSPDKYEHKHQECWLKQADNPKLNFKDKYSESYRDTHPTAPVAVPWMSGVISA, encoded by the exons atgGCGAGGGGCATAGCGCGGGCGGTGTCGTTCGGGGGCCGGGCGACCGCAGGGTGGTGCTCCTACCGTCGCGTCACCGTGGCAGTCTGCCTCGGCAACCTCGTCGCCGCGCTACTCGTGCTCCGCTCCCTCACCGCCCCCACCCCCGCCTCCTTCGCTCCAACCGCTCCCAACC CCGGCGTGGTGCAGTACACGGAGGAGCAGATTAAAAGAGTGGAGGAGTCGATCCGAATCCGCCACGAGGCGGAGCCTGTCGAGCTCGTGCAAGCG GTGAAGAAGCTGCAGAAGGTTTTCACGCGAGAGGAGAAGCGGCGGAAGGAGCTGCCACTGGAGCTGAAGCAGAAGATCTCGTATGATATTGTACGGCGGCTGCAGGACTTGGGGGATAATGGTAGTCTTGCACAGCAAAGAG AAGCTGTCGAATCATGGCATGCTGAGAAGTTAAAAGACCTCAAAAGTGCATCTACTCAAAATCAGACAAATTTGGACCTATCCAGTGAGGAAACTA GAATGTTAAAACAAGCCCTGGAGTTCAATTGGCGTATGCTTATGGAGGATATTGGCCTTTTGATACCAGTGGAAGTCACTCATACTGTACATGATGACAAACCTGAAAATGAACCAGAAG AAGAAGAGATAATAGCAGGTCCACCTTTGTCTCCACAATGCAATGCTGAGCTACATACTGATTATGATGGTGCTGCTGTTAGATGGGGCTTAACACACCACAAAGAAACTGCTGCTGATTGTTGTCAAGCTTGTCTCGATCAAGCTAAGAATGCAAAGCCAGGGGAATTGAAGTGCAATATATGGGTTTATTGCCCATCGGAGTTTGGATGCTACTCACCAGACAAATATGAACATAAACATCAGGAGTGCTGGTTGAAACAG GCCGACAACCCTAAACTGAACTTCAAAGACAAGTATTCAGAGTCTTACAGAGATACTCATCCCACCGCCCCTGTTGCCGTGCCATGGATGTCTGGTGTCATCAGTGCATGA
- the LOC120642654 gene encoding uncharacterized protein LOC120642654, which yields MAGGGGRRGWSPFDAIRSFPSTPESLMSQIDAAIASTEYARACALLDPDSAPASASSQPQPTPGEGAAASPPACYDERVADEAYRASCAALGAGRPDAAVRSLRVALASCPPEKTAAVAKVRSMLAIASAQLHKQQHQAQLSRK from the coding sequence atggcaggcggcggcgggcggcgagggtggagccCGTTCGACGCGATCCGCAGCTTCCCGTCGACGCCCGAGTCGCTCATGTCGCAGATCGACGCGGCCATCGCCTCCACGGAGTACGCTCGCGCCTGCGCCCTCCTCGACCCCGACtccgcccccgcctccgcctcctcgcaGCCGCAGCCCACGCCCGGGGAGGGCGCCGCGGCCTCCCCTCCGGCCTGCTACGACGAGAGGGTCGCGGACGAGGCGTACCGTGCGTCGTGCGCGGCGCTGGGGGCGGGGCGGCCGGACGCCGCCGTGCGGTCGCTGCGGGTGGCGCTGGCAAGCTGCCCGCCGGAGAAGACCGCGGCCGTCGCCAAGGTGAGGTCCATGCTGGCCATCGCGTCCGCCCAGCTGCACAAGCAGCAGCACCAGGCGCAGCTGAGCAGGAAGTGA
- the LOC120642684 gene encoding phenylalanine--tRNA ligase alpha subunit, cytoplasmic-like, translating to MAERSPAADVEAGLLAHLNSTGEVSDSRSFASSLGVSHLELEGVIKSLSAFRIVDSTDIIKETWVLTDEAKGYAARGSPEAQLVAAIPPEGASKDALKAKLGDAFDVGMKAAARNKWIGFEKGNKDLVLRKVENVKDELQEHLKKLEKGEVVPDKVIDDLKRRKLITKEKSIWYSLKKGPEFVVKRKTLATDVTTEHLRSGDWKDLEFKDYNYGAQGQPIAKGYVQPLMEVREAIENIFIMMGFTEMPTNNFVESSFWNFDALFQPQQHPARDSHDTFFLKAPAATRQLPEDYLEKVKQVHQSGGYGSKGYGYDWKRDEAEKNLLRTHTTAVSTRMLYKLAQEKPFAPKRYYSIDRVFRNEAVDRTHLAEFHQIEGLICDYGLTLGDLIGVLEDFFSSLGMSKLRFKPAYNPYTEPSMEIFSYHDGLKKWVEVGNSGMFRPEMLLPMGLPEGVNVIAWGLSLERPTMILYGIDNIRDLFGPKVDFNLIKSNPLCRLGI from the exons ATGGCGGAGAGGTCACCGGCGGCCGACGTGGAGGCTGGTCTCCTTGCCCACCTCAACTCCACGGGCGAGGTCTCCGACTCCCGCTCCTTTGCCTCTTCCCTCGGCGTCTCCCACCTCGAGCTTGAGGGCGTAATCAAGAGTCTCTCAGCTTTCCGCATCGTCGACAGCACC GACATCATCAAGGAGACATGGGTGCTCACCGACGAGGCCAAGGGCTACGCCGCCAGGGGATCCCCCGAGGCGCAGCTCGTCGCCGCCATCCCACCGGAGGGTGCCTCCAAGGATGCACTCAAG GCGAAATTGGGGGATGCATTTGATGTCGGCATGAAGGCAGCTGCGCGGAACAAATGGATAGGTTTCGAGAAGGGCAACAAGGATTTGGTCCTCAGGAAG GTTGAGAATGTCAAGGATGAGTTGCAAGAGCATCTTAAAAAGCTAGAGAAAGGGGAG GTTGTTCCTGATAAAgtgattgatgatttgaagaGAAGGAAGCTTATTACAAAAGA GAAATCAATTTGGTACTCACTAAAGAAAGGGCCTGAGTTTGTTGTAAAGAGAAAAACGTTGGCAACTGATGTGACAACAGAACACCTTAGGAG TGGTGACTGGAAGGACCTTGAATTCAAAGACTATAATTATGGAGCTCAGGGACAACCTATAGCCAAAGGTTATGTGCAGCCTTTGATGGAG GTCCGAGAGGCAATCGAGAACATCTTTATTATGATGGG ATTCACAGAGATGCCAACCAACAATTTCGTTGAAAGCAG CTTCTGGAATTTCGACGCACTGTTCCAGCCACAACAGCATCCTGCTCGGGATTCACATGATACCTTTTTCCTGAAAG CCCCTGCAGCTACGAGACAGTTGCCTGAGGACTATCTTGAGAAAGTAAAGCAAGTTCATCAGTCTGGTGGTTATGGTTCGAAAGG ATATGGTTATGACTGGAAGCGGGATGAAGCAGAGAAAAATCTTCTTCGTACTCATACAACTGCTGTTTCCACGAGAATGTTATACAAGCTTGCTCAAGAG AAACCTTTTGCCCCAAAGAGATATTACTCCATTGATCGGGTTTTCCGTAATGAAGCTGTTGACCGAACTCATCTTGCTGAATTCCACCAGATAGAAG GTCTTATCTGTGATTATGGTTTGACTCTAGGTGATCTGATTGGTGTATTGGAGGATTTCTTCTCGAGCCTAG GTATGTCAAAGCTGCGTTTCAAGCCTGCCTACAATCCATATACTGAACCAAGCATGGAAATTTTCAG TTATCACGATGGTTTAAAGAAATGGGTGGAAGTTGGCAATTCAGGCATGTTTAGGCCTGAGATGTTGCTTCCCATGGGATTGCCAGAAGGTGTTAATGTTATTGCATGGGGTCTTTCACTTGAACG ACCGACAATGATTCTATATGGAATTGACAACATTAGGGACCTCTTTGGACCAAAG GTTGATTTCAACCTTATCAAGAGCAACCCACTATGCCGGTTGGGAATCTAG
- the LOC120642689 gene encoding methionine aminopeptidase 1D, chloroplastic/mitochondrial-like — protein sequence MARPSPPRLLSSFLGDRVALSSRPLLLRSAAPGSRRVAYQATRTLCNLVDILFNRRSRDDAQENNPIRLRPGKVSPRLSVPNHIQLPPYVNSRQRPGVTNGPEIHDENGIECMRASGKLAAQVLKFAGTLVKPGITTDEIDKAVHQMIVDNGAYPSPLGYCGYPKSVCTSVNECICHGIPDSRPLEDGDIINIDVTVYLNGCHGDTSATFLCGDVDDEAKKLVQVTKECLDKAISICAPGVEIKRIGRTIQDHADKFKFGVVRHFVGHGVGKVFHAEPVVPHFRNNEWGRMMLNQTFTIEPMLTLGSINPVMWSDDWTAVTEDGSLSAQFEHTILITEDGPEILTQC from the exons ATGGCCagaccgtcgccgccgcgcctgctctcctccttcctcggcGACCGCGTCGCGCTCTCCTCCaggccgctcctcctccgctccGCTGCCCCAG GAAGCAGGCGGGTGGCGTATCAGGCGACGAGAACGCTGTGCAACTTGGTGGATATCCTCTTCAACAGGAG GAGTCGGGATGACGCACAAGAAAACAACCCTATACGCCTACGTCCTGGGAAAGTATCTCCACGCTTAAGTGTTCCCAATCATATACAATTGCCTCCGTATGTCAATTCTCGTCAAAGACCTGGTGTGACTAATGGACCAGAAATACATGATGAGAATGGGATTGAGTGCATGAGAGCTTCTGGAAAGCTTGCTGCGCAGGTTTTAAAGTTTGCTGGAACTCTTGTAAAG CCAGGCATAACCACTGATGAGATTGATAAAGCAGTGCACCAAATGATAGTCGATAATGGAGCGTATCCTTCACCTCTTGGTTACTGTGGATACCCAAAGAGTGTCTGCACTTCAGTGAATGAATGCATCTGCCATGGGATACCAGATTCTCGTCCACTTGAG GATGGCGATATCATCAATATTGATGTTACTGTCTACCTCAAT GGTTGCCATGGTGATACATCTGCCACGTTCCTCTGTGGTGATGTTGATGACGAAGCTAAGAAATTAGTTCAG GTGACAAAAGAATGCCTTGACAAGGCTATATCAATCTGTGCCCCCGGGGTCGAGATCAAACGAATTGGCAGAACCATACA GGATCATGCAGATAAATTCAAGTTTGGTGTTGTTCGACACTTTGTTGGCCATGGGGTAGGAAAAGTGTTTCATGCTGAGCCTGTTGTGCCTCATTTCA GAAACAATGAATGGGGTCGTATGATGTTGAATCAAACATTTACTATAG AGCCCATGCTAACCTTAGGGAGCATAAATCCTGTCATGTGGTCCGATGACTGGACAGCTGTGACGGAAGACGGCAGCTTGTCAGCACAATTCGAACACACGATACTGATTACTGAAGATGGCCCGGAAATATTAACACAGTGTTAA